From a single Schistosoma mansoni strain Puerto Rico chromosome 4, complete genome genomic region:
- a CDS encoding family M41 unassigned peptidase (M41 family), which yields MIVSPCCRIIRSCCVSNRGTFHSRLAALYPSYIKIPNNHARIFVTKSRKINRPSSSFIIDTKEARQRNSDSSTVSSDLDEILKDQTPSAQLRLVDAYRRGFQSSTDSGKSSNKMQMWRTIIIKTILFGVVSCFTIVFLKKTLGGTFPKFLDQNIGSFAENTDVSFSDVQGCDEVKKELVDVVEFLRNPEKFNQIGAKLPKGVLLVGPPGVGKTLLAKAVSGEAQVPFLYASGSSFDEVLVGLGASRIRQLFTTAKQNSPCLVFIDEIDSVGGNRTFSPHHPFANQTINQLLAEMDGFQSKEGIIVLGATNQAEVLDKALLRPGRFDVQIHVSPPTYEGRIALLNLYLKKVKTGSNIDIEKLAHGTVGYTGADIQNLVNQXXXXXXXXXXXXXXXXXXXXXXXXXXXXXXXXXXXXXXXXXVTIIPRGEAGGLTSFLQEKDISFMTRAQLLAQLDVLMGGRVGEELVFGADKVTNGAADDFRKATILAQNMVKRFGFSSKIGPRVIPDTQDEQLGEATRDLIDKEVDQLLNDSLTRVRTLLSSQSKQHKLLAEALLHFETLTKDEVLAVLAGKMKPPKTQSVTSKSTTLLPQLGPSTSPEIHV from the exons ATGATTGTCAGTCCGTGTTGTCGGATTATCAGAAGTTGCTGTGTGAGCAACCGAGGGACGTTTCATTCTCGCTTGGCCGCCTTGTACCCTTCATATATCAAAATACCTAACAACCACGCTCGGATATTTGTTACAAAGTCTAGAAAAATCAACCGTCCTTCTAGTTCATTTATTATTGACACGAAAGAAGCTAGGCAACGTAATTCAGATTCATCAACAGTGAGTTCAGATCTGGATGAAATTTTAAAGGATCAAACACCATCAGCACAGCTTCGACTAGTAGATGCCTATCGTAGAGGTTTTCAGTCGTCAACTGACAGTGGGAAGTCGTCAAATAAAATGCAGATGTGGAGGACAATTATTATAAAGACTATTCTTTTTGGGGTGGTCTCTTGCTTCACCATAGTGTTTTTAAAAAAGACACTTGGTG GTACGTTCCCGAAATTCTTGGACCAGAATATAGGGTCGTTTGCTGAAAACACTGACGTTAGCTTTAGTGACGTCCAAGGA TGTGATGAGGTCAAAAAGGAACTCGTGGATGTCGTTGAATTTCTTAGAAACCCTGAAAAGTTCAATCAGATTGGAGCTAAACTCCCTAAAGGTGTCCTCCTTGTGGGTCCTCCTGGAGTTGGAAAAACCCTACTCGCTAAAGCCGTGTCTGGAGAAGCCCAA GTCCCTTTCTTATATGCTTCTGGGAGTAGTTTCGACGAAGTCCTCGTTGGACTAGGAGCTTCTCGTATTCGACAACTTTTCACCACTGCCAAACAGAATTCACCATGTTTGgtatttattgatgaaataGATTCTGTCGGGGGAAATCGAACATTTTCTCCTCATCATCCCTTTGCGAATCAGACAATTAACCAGCTTCTCGCAGAAATGGATGGGTTCCAGTCGAAAGAAGGAATTATTGTTTTAGGTGCAACAAATCAAGCAGAAGTCTTAGACAAGGCTTTATTGAGACCTGGTCGTTTTGATGTCCAAATTCATGTATCACCACCAACTTATGAA GGCAGAATAGCTCTTCTAAATCTTTActtaaaaaaagtaaaaacaGGCTCAAATATTGATATAGAAAAGTTGGCCCATGGAACAGTTGGATACACTGGTGCGGATATACAGAATTTGGTTAATCAA NNNNNNNNNNNNNNNNNNNNNNNNNNNNNNNNNNNNNNNNNNNNNNNNNNNNNNNNNNNNNNNNNNNNNNNNNNNNNNNNNNNNNNNNNNNNNNNNNNNNNNNNNNNNNNNNNNNNNNNNNNN gTTACAATTATTCCTCGAGGTGAGGCAGGCGGTCTTACTAGTTTTCTACAAGAGAAAGATATAAGTTTTATGACTCGTGCACAATTATTAGCTCAATTAGATGTATTGATGGGTGGTCGAGTTGGTGAAGAATTAGTTTTTGGTGCAGACAAAGTTACCAATGGTGCAGCAGATGATTTTCGA AAAGCAACAATTTTAGCTCAAAATATGGTGAAACGCTTCGGTTTTTCAAGTAAAATTGGACCAAGAGTTATACCAGATACTCAGGATGAACAACTTGGTGAAGCCACACGTGACCTAATCGATAAAGAAGTTGACCAATTACTCAATGATTCTTTAACTCGTGTACGTACTTTACTATCTAGTCAAAGTAAACAACATAAACTTCTAGCTGAAGCATTACTACATTTTGAAACATTAACCAAAGATGAAGTATTAGCAGTATTAGCTGGTAAAATGAAACCTCCAAAAACTCAATCAGTAACATCAAAATCAACAACTCTTCTACCACAATTAGGTCCTTCAACATCACCTGAAATTCACGTATGA